A genomic segment from Acidobacteriota bacterium encodes:
- a CDS encoding 6-phosphogluconolactonase, which yields MPFKVIVTRDFDHMSEVAAGLVIGDVRRTLAAQSSYVLGLATGNSPTGLYKHLAKAANAGEIDPSRITSFNLDEYIGLPGENAQQRALHRESYGFFMIQELFGLLATKFREVNVPCAALIDQDRLESELNTHPGDWTLEGSDRGKAVVIRADAGSEYLRWVRKTILDAYAGKIARSGGIDLHVVGVGGRGHVGFHEAGIPFEGNEVLLVKLDDNTVHNAVADGHFASRAESPAYAVTMGAELVYRARTVLLLASGRRKADAVADALFMEPDCSVPISYGHTLARSGGNMIFVVDRLAAAGFLDRAPELRGRGIELEDLGEARASVPVEDLKFFRDPGSGRLG from the coding sequence ATGCCCTTCAAGGTCATCGTCACCCGGGATTTCGATCATATGAGCGAGGTGGCCGCCGGCCTGGTCATCGGCGACGTGCGCCGCACCCTCGCCGCGCAGTCCTCCTACGTTCTGGGGCTGGCCACCGGCAATTCGCCCACGGGGCTGTACAAGCACCTGGCCAAGGCGGCGAACGCCGGGGAGATCGACCCTTCACGGATCACCAGCTTCAACCTGGATGAATACATCGGGCTGCCGGGGGAGAACGCCCAGCAGAGGGCGCTGCACCGGGAGAGCTACGGCTTCTTCATGATCCAGGAACTGTTCGGGCTGCTCGCGACCAAGTTTCGCGAGGTCAACGTCCCCTGCGCCGCCCTGATCGACCAGGACAGGCTCGAATCGGAACTGAACACCCATCCCGGGGACTGGACGCTCGAGGGGAGCGACCGGGGCAAGGCCGTCGTCATCCGGGCCGACGCCGGTTCGGAGTATCTCCGCTGGGTCAGGAAAACGATCCTGGACGCCTACGCCGGGAAGATCGCCCGCTCGGGCGGCATCGACCTGCATGTCGTCGGCGTCGGGGGGCGGGGGCACGTCGGGTTCCACGAGGCGGGCATCCCCTTCGAGGGGAACGAGGTCCTCCTGGTGAAGCTGGACGACAACACCGTCCATAACGCCGTCGCCGACGGGCATTTCGCGAGCCGGGCCGAGTCCCCGGCCTACGCCGTGACCATGGGGGCGGAACTGGTCTACCGGGCGAGGACGGTGCTCCTGCTGGCGAGCGGCAGGCGCAAGGCGGACGCCGTCGCGGACGCCCTCTTCATGGAGCCGGACTGCTCGGTCCCGATCTCCTACGGGCACACCCTCGCCCGCTCCGGGGGGAACATGATCTTCGTCGTCGACCGCCTGGCCGCCGCCGGCTTCCTCGACCGGGCGCCGGAGCTGCGCGGGCGGGGGATCGAACTCGAGGACCTGGGCGAGGCGCGGGCGTCGGTCCCGGTCGAGGACCTCAAATTTTTCCGCGATCCCGGCTCCGGCCGGCTGGGCTGA
- a CDS encoding family 43 glycosylhydrolase, with protein sequence MKKADPGLFPCFLLLGAAVAMAQNPLIRDQFTADPTARVFEGRVYVYPSHDVQCGTEWFCMKDYHVFSSENLVDWTDHGVIVDQETVPWVDASKNSMWAPDCYFKDGKYYFYFPAISKGGEGAAGMTVGVAVSDRPHGPFAPEPKPIAGVSGIDPNVFIDRDGQAYLYWAGVGQGLLGARLRPDMLGLDGRPQVIGKFPEGMKEGPFLFERNGIYYFTFPHVIEKTEALVYGMGPGPLGPFEYKGVLMDEHPSGCWTNHHSILEYKGEWLLFYHHNDLSPSFDKNRSIRADRLSFNGDGTIRKVIPTLRGVGIVPADREIQLDRWSAVSASGASIAFLDEKNPFDGWKTVLEEKGAYVRFADVDFDGRKVKTLQIRARSESGAAVALRIGKGGAPLTVRAAVPKGAGWGLVEAALPTAPSGVRELELSLEEAGRVEVDWVRFE encoded by the coding sequence ATGAAAAAAGCGGATCCGGGTCTTTTCCCATGCTTCCTTCTCCTGGGCGCCGCGGTCGCCATGGCGCAGAACCCCCTCATCCGGGACCAGTTCACCGCCGACCCGACCGCCAGGGTGTTCGAGGGGAGGGTCTACGTCTACCCGTCCCACGACGTCCAGTGCGGCACCGAGTGGTTCTGCATGAAGGACTATCACGTCTTTTCCTCGGAGAACCTGGTCGACTGGACCGATCACGGCGTCATCGTCGACCAGGAAACGGTCCCCTGGGTGGACGCTTCCAAGAACAGCATGTGGGCGCCCGACTGTTATTTTAAGGACGGGAAGTACTACTTCTATTTTCCCGCCATCTCCAAGGGGGGGGAGGGGGCCGCGGGGATGACGGTCGGAGTGGCGGTCTCCGACCGGCCCCACGGGCCCTTCGCGCCCGAGCCGAAGCCGATCGCGGGGGTTTCGGGCATCGACCCCAACGTCTTCATCGACCGGGACGGGCAGGCCTACCTCTACTGGGCCGGCGTCGGCCAGGGGCTGCTCGGGGCCAGGCTCAGGCCCGACATGCTCGGGCTGGACGGCAGGCCGCAGGTGATCGGGAAGTTCCCCGAGGGGATGAAGGAGGGGCCCTTCCTCTTCGAGCGCAACGGCATCTACTACTTCACCTTCCCCCATGTGATCGAGAAGACGGAGGCCCTCGTCTACGGCATGGGCCCCGGCCCCCTGGGCCCCTTCGAATACAAGGGCGTCCTCATGGACGAGCACCCGTCCGGTTGCTGGACCAACCATCATTCCATCCTCGAATACAAGGGGGAGTGGCTCCTGTTCTACCACCACAACGACCTGTCCCCCTCCTTCGACAAGAACCGCTCTATCCGGGCCGACCGCCTCTCCTTCAACGGGGACGGCACGATCCGGAAGGTGATCCCCACCCTGCGGGGGGTGGGCATCGTCCCGGCCGACCGCGAAATCCAGCTCGACCGCTGGAGCGCCGTCAGCGCGTCGGGGGCCTCGATCGCCTTCCTGGATGAAAAGAACCCATTTGACGGGTGGAAGACGGTGCTGGAGGAGAAGGGGGCGTACGTCCGCTTCGCCGACGTCGATTTCGACGGCCGGAAGGTGAAGACGCTGCAGATCCGGGCGAGGTCGGAATCGGGCGCCGCCGTGGCGCTCCGTATCGGGAAGGGGGGAGCGCCCCTCACGGTGAGGGCGGCCGTTCCGAAGGGGGCCGGATGGGGCCTGGTCGAGGCCGCGCTCCCCACGGCCCCCTCGGGAGTCCGCGAGCTGGAGCTGTCGCTCGAAGAGGCCGGCAGGGTGGAAGTCGACTGGGTCCGGTTTGAATAG
- a CDS encoding phosphoglucosamine mutase: MGRMFGTDGVRGIANVHPMTAEMALEIGRAAAYVCKKHPKQRHKIVIGKDTRVSGYMLESALTAGICSMGVDVLQVGPLSTPGIAFLTRSMRADAGMVISASHNPYQDNGIKIFSRSGFKLPDAEEDEIEELITSGRIRDIRPTAEEIGRAKRIEDASGRYIVFCKNTFPEDQTLEGMKIVLDCANGATYRLAPAVFSELGADVTAIHCAPDGININRDCGSQHTGDLSARVRETGADVGLAFDGDGDRLIAVDERGVQITGDQVMAVCARMYKELGLLRNNLVVATVMSNFGFFAAMKRLGIREGVSKVGDRYVLEMMQEKGGVLGGEESGHIIFLNHHTTGDGIISALQLLWAMRWSGRPLSELAGVMSLSPQKIVNVDVSDKPPLETLPELQAKVREAEAELGERGRVLIRYSGTQSMCRVMVEGPTEEMTGRLTLALADAVKQCIGR, from the coding sequence ATGGGACGCATGTTTGGCACGGACGGTGTAAGGGGGATCGCGAACGTTCACCCCATGACGGCCGAGATGGCGCTCGAAATCGGGCGCGCCGCGGCCTATGTCTGCAAGAAGCACCCGAAACAGCGGCACAAGATCGTGATCGGCAAGGACACCCGGGTCAGCGGCTACATGCTGGAATCGGCCCTGACCGCCGGCATCTGCTCCATGGGGGTGGACGTGCTGCAGGTAGGGCCGCTGAGCACCCCCGGCATCGCCTTTCTCACCCGCAGTATGAGGGCGGACGCGGGGATGGTGATCTCGGCCTCGCACAACCCCTACCAGGACAACGGGATCAAGATCTTCTCGCGCAGCGGCTTCAAGCTCCCGGACGCCGAGGAGGACGAGATCGAGGAGCTGATCACCTCCGGCCGGATCAGGGACATCCGGCCGACGGCGGAGGAGATCGGCCGGGCCAAGCGCATCGAGGACGCGAGCGGCCGCTATATCGTCTTCTGCAAGAACACCTTCCCCGAAGACCAGACCCTCGAGGGGATGAAGATCGTGCTCGATTGCGCCAACGGGGCCACCTACCGGCTGGCGCCGGCGGTCTTCTCGGAGCTGGGGGCCGACGTGACGGCCATCCACTGCGCCCCCGACGGGATCAACATCAACCGTGACTGCGGTTCGCAGCACACCGGGGACCTGTCCGCCCGGGTGCGCGAGACCGGCGCGGACGTGGGGCTCGCGTTCGACGGCGACGGCGACCGGCTCATCGCGGTGGACGAGCGCGGCGTCCAGATAACGGGCGACCAGGTGATGGCCGTCTGCGCCCGGATGTACAAGGAGCTGGGGTTGCTCAGGAACAACCTCGTCGTGGCGACGGTGATGAGCAACTTCGGCTTTTTCGCCGCCATGAAACGGCTCGGGATCCGGGAGGGGGTGAGCAAGGTGGGGGACCGCTACGTCCTGGAGATGATGCAGGAGAAGGGGGGCGTCCTCGGCGGGGAGGAGTCCGGCCACATCATCTTCCTGAACCACCACACCACCGGCGACGGGATCATCTCGGCGCTGCAGCTGCTGTGGGCCATGCGGTGGAGCGGCCGGCCCCTGTCGGAACTGGCCGGGGTCATGAGCCTCTCGCCGCAGAAGATCGTCAACGTGGACGTCAGCGACAAGCCCCCGCTCGAGACCCTTCCCGAACTGCAGGCGAAAGTCAGGGAGGCGGAGGCGGAACTGGGCGAGCGGGGACGCGTGCTCATCCGCTATTCCGGGACCCAGTCGATGTGCCGCGTCATGGTGGAGGGTCCCACGGAGGAGATGACGGGCCGGCTGACCCTGGCCCTGGCGGACGCCGTCAAACAGTGCATCGGCCGGTAA
- a CDS encoding twin-arginine translocation signal domain-containing protein produces MDPVGTGEKGTTRRGFVKEITAGAGGLALGGLLLDALAPRPGLAAADAPSTDGTKYGKFFLSDKGEPPKANDFVSLNSIPPFPEIASPQTYFRGASALPGATATIGWQVFQAPVCWETPHTHKYDEFLIFLGAELPDLCKSFDAEIDFWMGEEFEKHTITSTTIIYIPKGVMHSPLNFRAIHKPVLFHALYLGPSLDAERLPNFDLTTFDWGGPVNLKMFGPSKSPKKR; encoded by the coding sequence ATGGATCCTGTCGGCACCGGGGAAAAGGGAACCACGCGCAGGGGGTTTGTCAAGGAAATCACCGCGGGCGCCGGAGGCCTGGCGCTCGGAGGGCTGCTGCTGGATGCGCTCGCGCCCCGGCCCGGCCTGGCCGCGGCCGACGCCCCGTCGACCGACGGGACGAAGTACGGGAAATTCTTCCTCAGCGACAAGGGGGAGCCGCCCAAGGCCAACGACTTCGTCTCCCTCAACAGCATTCCCCCCTTTCCGGAGATCGCCAGCCCGCAGACCTACTTCCGCGGCGCTTCCGCGCTGCCGGGCGCGACCGCCACGATCGGGTGGCAGGTGTTCCAGGCCCCCGTCTGCTGGGAGACGCCCCATACCCACAAGTACGACGAATTCCTCATCTTTCTCGGCGCCGAGCTGCCCGACCTGTGCAAGAGCTTCGACGCGGAGATCGATTTCTGGATGGGGGAGGAGTTCGAGAAGCACACCATCACCTCCACCACCATCATCTACATCCCCAAGGGGGTGATGCACAGCCCGCTCAATTTCCGGGCGATCCACAAGCCGGTGCTCTTCCACGCGCTCTACCTGGGGCCCAGCCTGGACGCCGAAAGGCTTCCCAACTTCGACCTGACCACCTTCGACTGGGGAGGGCCGGTCAACCTCAAGATGTTCGGGCCGTCCAAGTCGCCCAAGAAGAGATAA